Proteins from one Flavobacterium branchiarum genomic window:
- a CDS encoding alpha/beta fold hydrolase: MEKIQNNTNQSLRDSKFDITQPSTDKYIETAPNVKLYVKDYGQGKPVILIHGWPLSNEMWEYQIDFLVQNNFRVIAYDRRGFGKSSQPWDGYDYDSLTDDLKQIIEQLELEDATLVGFSMGGGEVVRYFSRHGGKGVTKAALISSIIPFLLKTEDNPDGHPKEKNDATANAIKEDRIEFINTFGKTFFGVTIINRPLSNSLMEYYNSLCAVASPRATLKCAESFSTTDFRDELNAVNVPTLIIHGDADRIVPIELTSKKAAQIIKDNTYIVYEGEPHGLFYTERDRLNADLLNFINS; this comes from the coding sequence ATGGAAAAGATTCAAAACAATACTAATCAATCTCTTAGGGACTCCAAGTTTGATATCACACAGCCATCTACAGACAAATATATAGAAACAGCACCGAATGTAAAACTATATGTAAAAGATTACGGTCAAGGAAAACCCGTTATTCTTATTCATGGTTGGCCACTTTCTAATGAAATGTGGGAATACCAAATCGATTTTTTAGTTCAAAATAATTTTAGAGTAATTGCCTATGATCGCCGTGGATTTGGTAAATCATCACAACCTTGGGATGGATACGATTATGACAGCCTAACTGATGATCTTAAACAAATTATCGAGCAACTGGAACTAGAAGATGCTACACTAGTAGGATTTTCGATGGGTGGTGGCGAAGTAGTTCGCTATTTTAGCCGTCATGGTGGAAAAGGCGTAACAAAAGCTGCTCTAATTTCTTCAATTATTCCTTTTTTACTAAAAACGGAAGATAATCCTGATGGACATCCTAAAGAAAAGAATGATGCTACTGCAAATGCAATTAAAGAAGACAGAATTGAATTTATAAACACTTTTGGAAAAACTTTCTTTGGAGTAACCATCATAAACCGACCATTAAGCAATTCGTTGATGGAATATTATAACTCCCTATGCGCAGTTGCCTCACCAAGGGCTACATTAAAATGCGCTGAATCATTTTCTACAACAGATTTTAGAGATGAACTGAACGCAGTAAATGTACCAACCTTAATTATTCATGGAGATGCCGACAGAATAGTTCCTATTGAACTTACCTCTAAAAAAGCCGCTCAGATAATTAAAGACAATACTTATATCGTTTATGAAGGGGAACCTCATGGTTTATTTTACACAGAAAGAGACAGACTGAATGCCGATTTACTAAATTTTATAAATTCATAA
- a CDS encoding PUR family DNA/RNA-binding protein — MRENDMLEKEEIFSKVLRAGRRTYFFDVRATKADDYYITITESKKFTEEDGSFHFKKHKIYLYKEDFSAFAEILGEMTSYVLNHKGEEVISERHQKDFKKEYSSDKEEPVLSHRSSFTDIDFDDI, encoded by the coding sequence ATGAGAGAAAATGACATGTTAGAAAAAGAAGAGATTTTTTCTAAAGTACTACGAGCAGGAAGAAGAACCTATTTCTTTGATGTAAGAGCTACAAAAGCAGACGATTACTACATCACGATTACCGAAAGCAAGAAATTCACAGAAGAAGATGGTTCATTCCATTTTAAGAAACATAAAATTTACTTGTACAAAGAAGACTTTAGTGCTTTTGCTGAAATTTTAGGAGAAATGACATCTTATGTTTTAAACCACAAAGGAGAGGAAGTAATCTCTGAAAGACATCAGAAAGATTTCAAGAAAGAATACAGTTCAGACAAAGAAGAGCCTGTATTATCACACAGATCTAGTTTCACAGATATTGATTTTGACGATATCTAA
- a CDS encoding ABC transporter ATP-binding protein, giving the protein MKELRYLNKYFIKYKYSFSLGVFITIIAQIFSLFTPKLISKSLSAIETFDKLPESQKASEAVLSFYREGLIHNVLLIIATTIVAGFLTFLMRQTLIVMSRHIEFDLKNEVFQQYERLSQNFYKQNRTGDLMNRISEDVSKVRMYVGPAVMYTINTFIRFTIVIIYMYSVSPLLTLYTILPLPILSFCIFKLSTEINKRSTVFQQYLSKVSSFTQEIFSGIRVIKANSLENQHQNNMIDLANESKSKSLNLAKVQSLFGPLMIALIGISNLVVIYFGGVMYINGSIKSLGTIAEFILYVNMLTWPVASLGWVSSMVQEAEASQKRLNEFLKIEPEIKNNNPNHSTIEGTISFENVTYTYEDTNITALENVTFTVKKGETLAILGKTGSGKSTILSLITRLYDASQGQITIDGIEISKVNLNDLRNSIGIVPQDAFLFSDSIKNNIKFGNQNATDEEVIEAAKNAVVHDNIISFNKQYDTVLGERGITLSGGQKQRVSIARAIIKNPAILLFDDCLSAVDTETEETILNNLFEICKDKTTIIVSHRVSSAKNADRIIILEEGKIIQQGSHNQLINQEGYYSALYLKQLSEKESL; this is encoded by the coding sequence ATGAAAGAATTACGTTATTTAAACAAATATTTTATTAAATATAAATACAGCTTTTCCTTAGGGGTTTTCATAACAATAATCGCACAAATATTCTCGCTATTTACTCCTAAACTGATCAGTAAGTCATTAAGTGCTATTGAAACGTTTGATAAACTCCCAGAATCACAGAAAGCATCAGAGGCCGTTTTATCATTTTACAGAGAAGGACTAATACACAATGTTTTACTAATTATCGCCACAACTATAGTTGCTGGATTCCTAACCTTCTTAATGCGCCAAACCTTAATCGTAATGTCTCGTCACATTGAATTTGACTTAAAGAATGAGGTTTTTCAGCAGTATGAAAGGTTATCTCAAAATTTTTACAAACAAAATCGTACCGGTGATTTAATGAACCGTATAAGCGAAGACGTTTCTAAGGTTCGTATGTATGTAGGTCCAGCGGTAATGTACACAATTAACACCTTTATTCGTTTTACAATAGTAATCATATATATGTATAGCGTTTCGCCACTTTTAACTTTATACACCATATTACCATTACCAATATTATCCTTCTGCATTTTTAAATTAAGCACCGAAATAAATAAACGAAGTACCGTTTTTCAGCAATATTTATCTAAAGTATCAAGCTTTACTCAAGAGATTTTTTCAGGAATCCGAGTTATTAAAGCCAATTCATTAGAGAATCAACATCAGAATAACATGATTGATCTAGCAAACGAAAGCAAAAGCAAAAGCTTGAATCTTGCCAAAGTGCAATCTTTATTTGGCCCTTTAATGATTGCCTTAATCGGAATAAGTAATCTTGTAGTAATTTATTTTGGAGGTGTAATGTACATTAACGGAAGTATTAAAAGTCTTGGAACAATAGCCGAATTTATTCTATATGTAAATATGCTTACGTGGCCAGTTGCTTCTCTTGGCTGGGTTTCATCAATGGTACAAGAAGCCGAAGCATCTCAAAAAAGACTTAATGAGTTCTTGAAAATTGAACCTGAAATAAAAAACAACAATCCAAACCACTCTACTATAGAAGGAACAATTTCTTTTGAAAATGTGACTTATACTTACGAAGATACCAATATAACAGCTCTTGAGAATGTAACTTTTACAGTAAAAAAAGGAGAAACTTTGGCTATTCTAGGCAAAACTGGTTCTGGAAAATCAACTATACTATCATTAATCACACGCTTATATGATGCATCTCAAGGACAAATTACCATAGATGGGATCGAAATAAGCAAAGTAAACCTCAATGATTTACGTAACAGTATTGGTATTGTACCACAAGATGCATTTTTATTTTCTGACAGTATTAAAAACAATATTAAGTTTGGCAACCAAAATGCAACTGACGAAGAAGTAATCGAGGCCGCAAAAAATGCTGTTGTTCACGACAACATTATTAGCTTCAACAAACAGTACGACACTGTCTTAGGAGAAAGAGGAATCACTCTTTCTGGTGGGCAAAAACAACGTGTTTCTATCGCCAGAGCCATAATTAAAAACCCTGCTATTTTACTTTTTGATGACTGCTTATCTGCTGTAGACACAGAGACTGAGGAAACAATTTTGAATAACTTATTTGAAATTTGTAAAGACAAAACCACCATCATTGTTAGCCACCGTGTATCATCAGCTAAAAACGCAGATCGAATCATTATACTTGAAGAAGGAAAAATCATCCAACAAGGTTCTCATAATCAATTGATAAATCAAGAAGGGTATTATTCAGCACTATATTTAAAACAACTTTCCGAAAAAGAATCACTTTAA
- a CDS encoding tRNA-binding protein, with protein MDLTWSEFERVEMRVGTITQVDDFPEARKPAFQLTIDFGKEIGVRKSSAQITKRYTKEELKDRQVVGVVNFPRKQIGKFMSECLVIGAVGDEGDVVLLAPDFKIENGLRIG; from the coding sequence ATGGATTTAACTTGGTCAGAATTTGAAAGAGTAGAAATGAGAGTGGGAACAATTACACAAGTAGATGATTTTCCAGAGGCACGTAAACCAGCTTTTCAACTTACGATTGATTTCGGAAAGGAAATTGGAGTTCGTAAATCATCAGCACAAATTACTAAACGTTATACAAAAGAAGAGCTAAAAGACAGACAGGTTGTTGGTGTAGTTAATTTTCCTAGAAAACAAATAGGGAAATTTATGAGCGAATGTCTCGTAATTGGAGCAGTAGGGGATGAGGGCGATGTTGTTTTATTGGCACCCGATTTTAAAATAGAAAATGGGTTAAGAATAGGGTGA
- a CDS encoding Yip1 family protein — protein sequence MIENNKNQPEELITPKNILLKIWLSPKESFKFIDNYKYDKHVILLLILSGIVQAFDKAISKNMGDDFSIWGVIIFSILIGTTCGWIINYLYATTISLTGKWFNAKGDTRSILRVIAYALTPSIISLILLLVRISIYGNAVFQSPDNYFNGQFDEIIYYLFYFIELILVIWTMVLFAIGVSVAQKISIGKAILNIILPAFLIILSALTLFVISDLLLN from the coding sequence ATGATTGAAAACAACAAAAACCAACCAGAAGAATTAATTACACCTAAAAACATATTATTAAAGATATGGTTATCTCCAAAAGAATCCTTCAAATTCATTGATAACTACAAATATGATAAACATGTAATTCTACTTTTAATCCTTTCGGGAATCGTTCAAGCATTTGACAAAGCAATATCTAAAAACATGGGAGATGATTTCTCTATCTGGGGAGTCATTATTTTCAGCATACTAATAGGTACAACATGCGGATGGATAATTAATTATCTGTATGCCACCACAATAAGTTTGACAGGAAAATGGTTTAATGCAAAAGGAGACACACGATCAATTTTAAGAGTTATTGCCTATGCTTTGACACCCTCAATTATTTCACTTATATTACTTTTAGTACGAATTTCAATTTATGGAAACGCAGTTTTTCAATCCCCTGACAACTATTTTAATGGACAATTTGACGAAATAATCTATTATCTTTTTTATTTCATTGAGTTGATTCTGGTGATCTGGACAATGGTTCTTTTTGCTATTGGAGTGTCAGTAGCGCAGAAAATATCAATTGGAAAAGCTATTCTAAACATAATACTTCCTGCATTTTTAATAATACTAAGTGCATTGACGCTTTTTGTAATTTCAGATTTACTCCTCAACTAA
- a CDS encoding RBBP9/YdeN family alpha/beta hydrolase, which translates to MEANLLILPGLGNSGDKHWQTYWHEKFKNSIRLVQDNWDEPIREEWIKRLNEEISKLDKPTILIAHSLAVSLVLHWSTSNINKNIIGALLVAPADVDSPQHTPECIRNFSPMPLVNLPFPSIVVASENDPYASFERKEYFAKMWGSDFVNVGLQGHINSDSDLKYWEEGQLILEQLIQKIKM; encoded by the coding sequence ATGGAAGCAAATTTACTAATACTACCTGGTTTAGGAAATTCAGGTGATAAACACTGGCAAACATATTGGCATGAAAAATTTAAGAATTCCATTCGTTTGGTTCAAGACAATTGGGACGAACCTATTCGCGAAGAATGGATTAAAAGACTAAATGAAGAAATCTCTAAACTAGATAAACCAACTATTTTAATAGCCCATAGTTTAGCCGTTTCTTTAGTATTGCATTGGTCAACATCCAATATTAATAAAAATATTATTGGAGCTTTATTAGTAGCACCTGCCGATGTAGACTCACCCCAACACACTCCTGAATGTATCAGGAACTTTTCGCCAATGCCACTTGTCAACTTACCGTTTCCTTCAATAGTTGTAGCGAGCGAAAATGATCCTTACGCTTCTTTTGAAAGAAAAGAATATTTTGCTAAAATGTGGGGAAGTGATTTTGTTAACGTTGGCCTACAAGGGCACATCAATTCCGATTCCGATCTAAAATACTGGGAAGAAGGTCAATTAATATTAGAGCAATTAATTCAGAAAATTAAAATGTAA